A portion of the Flavobacterium limnophilum genome contains these proteins:
- the secY gene encoding preprotein translocase subunit SecY encodes MKKFIESLINVWKIEELKNRILITLGILLVYRFGAHVTLPGIDATQLTGLAGQTKEGIGSILDMFTGGAFSKASVFALGIMPYISASIVVQLMGIAIPYLQKLQSDGESGRKKINQITRWLTIGITLVQGPGYIYNLYRTLPSNAFLLGFNSFEFLFSSVVILVTGTIFAMWLGEKITDKGIGNGISLLIMVGILARFPQAFIQEFAARVTNNNGGPMLLVVEIIVWLLVIISCILLVMAVRKIPVQYARRTTSGDFEKDMMGGNRQWIPLKLNASGVMPIIFAQAIMFIPAAVAGLSKSDASQSIVGAFSNMFGFWYNFVFATLIVVFTFFYTAITVPTNKMSDDLKRSGGFIPGVRPGVETSDFLDKVMSLITFPGSLFLALIAVFPAIVVSLMDVQQSWAMFFGGTSLIIMVGVAIDTIQQINSYLLNKHYDGLMKSGKNRKAVA; translated from the coding sequence ATGAAGAAATTTATTGAATCACTAATTAATGTTTGGAAAATAGAGGAACTAAAAAATAGAATCCTGATTACTTTGGGTATTCTTTTGGTTTATCGTTTTGGAGCACATGTTACGCTTCCTGGTATTGATGCTACACAATTGACTGGATTAGCCGGACAAACAAAAGAGGGAATTGGTTCAATTCTTGACATGTTTACTGGTGGTGCTTTTTCTAAAGCTTCAGTTTTTGCATTGGGTATCATGCCTTATATTTCTGCCTCGATTGTTGTTCAGTTAATGGGAATTGCGATTCCTTATTTGCAAAAACTTCAAAGCGATGGAGAAAGTGGCAGGAAAAAAATCAATCAAATTACTCGTTGGTTAACAATTGGTATAACATTGGTTCAAGGACCTGGATACATTTACAATCTTTATAGAACATTGCCTAGTAATGCTTTCTTGTTAGGATTTAATTCTTTCGAATTCTTGTTTTCTTCAGTAGTTATTCTAGTTACAGGTACAATATTTGCCATGTGGTTAGGAGAAAAAATTACTGATAAAGGAATTGGTAACGGAATATCACTATTAATTATGGTTGGTATTTTGGCTAGATTTCCACAAGCTTTCATTCAAGAATTTGCAGCAAGGGTTACCAATAATAACGGTGGTCCTATGTTGTTGGTTGTTGAAATTATTGTTTGGTTGTTAGTTATCATTTCTTGTATCTTGCTAGTAATGGCAGTTAGAAAGATCCCTGTACAGTATGCTCGTCGTACTACTTCTGGTGATTTTGAAAAAGATATGATGGGTGGTAACAGGCAATGGATTCCATTAAAATTAAATGCTTCTGGTGTTATGCCAATCATCTTTGCCCAGGCAATTATGTTTATTCCTGCAGCAGTAGCAGGATTGTCAAAATCAGATGCTTCACAATCAATCGTTGGTGCTTTTAGTAATATGTTCGGATTTTGGTATAATTTTGTTTTTGCAACTTTAATAGTTGTATTTACTTTCTTCTATACTGCAATCACTGTTCCTACTAACAAAATGTCTGATGATTTAAAAAGAAGTGGTGGTTTTATTCCAGGTGTTAGACCGGGAGTTGAAACCTCTGACTTTCTTGACAAAGTGATGTCTTTAATCACATTTCCAGGCTCTTTATTTCTTGCTTTGATAGCTGTGTTCCCAGCCATTGTAGTTAGTCTTATGGATGTACAACAATCTTGGGCAATGTTTTTTGGAGGAACGTCATTGATAATTATGGTTGGTGTCGCAATAGACACTATTCAGCAAATCAATTCATACTTGTTGAATAAACATTATGATGGTCTAATGAAAAGTGGTAAAAATAGAAAAGCAGTAGCTTAA
- the infA gene encoding translation initiation factor IF-1, translating into MAKQSAIEQDGSIIEALSNAMFRVELENGHIVIAHISGKMRMHYIKLLPGDKVKLEMSPYDLSKARITYRY; encoded by the coding sequence ATGGCAAAACAATCAGCAATAGAACAAGACGGATCAATTATAGAAGCATTGTCAAATGCAATGTTCCGTGTTGAGTTAGAAAATGGACATATTGTAATTGCTCATATATCTGGAAAAATGCGTATGCATTACATCAAATTATTACCTGGTGATAAAGTGAAACTGGAAATGAGTCCTTATGATTTGTCAAAAGCAAGAATTACTTATAGATATTAA
- the ykgO gene encoding type B 50S ribosomal protein L36: MKVRASVKKRSAECKIVRRKGRLYVINKKNPRFKQRQG; encoded by the coding sequence ATGAAAGTAAGAGCATCAGTTAAAAAAAGAAGTGCCGAGTGCAAGATTGTACGAAGAAAAGGCAGATTATACGTAATCAACAAAAAGAATCCTAGATTTAAACAAAGACAAGGATAG
- the rpsM gene encoding 30S ribosomal protein S13 yields MARIAGVDIPKNKRGVIALTYIFGIGRSRAVEILEKAQVSQDTKVQDWNDDEIGAIREAVSFFKIEGELRSEVSLNIKRLMDIGCYRGIRHRSGLPLRGQRTKNNSRTRKGKRKTVANKKKATK; encoded by the coding sequence ATGGCAAGAATAGCAGGGGTAGACATCCCAAAAAACAAAAGAGGAGTTATCGCTTTAACCTATATCTTCGGAATTGGTAGAAGTAGAGCAGTTGAGATTTTAGAAAAAGCTCAAGTTAGCCAAGATACAAAAGTGCAAGATTGGAATGATGACGAAATCGGAGCAATTCGTGAAGCTGTTTCATTTTTCAAAATTGAAGGTGAACTACGTTCAGAAGTTTCCTTAAACATCAAACGTTTAATGGATATTGGATGTTATAGAGGTATCCGTCACAGATCTGGTCTTCCATTAAGAGGACAAAGAACTAAGAACAACTCTAGAACAAGAAAAGGTAAAAGAAAAACTGTTGCCAACAAGAAAAAAGCAACTAAATAA
- the rpsK gene encoding 30S ribosomal protein S11, whose translation MAKATAKKRKVIVESTGEAHISATFNNIIISLTNKKGDVISWSSAGKMGFRGSKKNTPYAAQMAAEDCSKVALEAGLKKVKVYVKGPGNGRESAIRSLHNGGIEVTEIIDVTPMPHNGCRPPKRRRV comes from the coding sequence ATGGCTAAAGCAACAGCAAAAAAACGTAAAGTTATCGTTGAATCAACGGGTGAAGCTCATATTAGTGCCACTTTTAACAACATCATCATTTCCTTGACAAACAAGAAAGGTGATGTTATTTCTTGGTCTTCAGCAGGTAAAATGGGTTTCAGAGGTTCTAAAAAGAACACTCCATACGCAGCTCAAATGGCAGCAGAAGATTGCAGTAAAGTAGCGTTAGAAGCAGGACTTAAAAAAGTAAAAGTTTATGTAAAAGGACCAGGAAACGGACGTGAGTCTGCTATCCGTTCTTTGCATAACGGTGGAATTGAAGTAACCGAAATCATCGACGTTACTCCAATGCCACACAACGGATGTCGTCCTCCAAAAAGACGTAGAGTTTAA
- the rpsD gene encoding 30S ribosomal protein S4, with protein sequence MARYTGPSTRIARKFGEAIFGDDKAFEKRNYPPGQHGMAKKRGKKSEYAVQLMEKQKAKYSYGILEKQFRNLFEKASATKGVTGEVLLQLCEARLDNVVYRMGIAPSRRGARQIVSHRHITVNGENVNIPSYHLKPGDKVAVREKSKSLEAIERSLSNSSHVYEWITWNNELKEGTFVSVPARLQIPENIKEQLIVELYNK encoded by the coding sequence ATGGCAAGATATACTGGTCCAAGTACAAGAATCGCACGTAAATTCGGCGAAGCAATTTTCGGAGACGACAAAGCTTTCGAAAAAAGAAATTACCCTCCTGGACAACACGGGATGGCTAAAAAAAGAGGAAAAAAATCTGAGTATGCTGTCCAGTTAATGGAAAAGCAAAAAGCTAAATATTCTTATGGAATTTTAGAAAAACAATTCAGAAATTTATTCGAAAAAGCATCAGCTACTAAAGGTGTTACTGGTGAAGTTTTATTACAATTGTGTGAAGCAAGATTAGATAACGTAGTTTATAGAATGGGTATTGCTCCTTCTAGAAGAGGTGCACGTCAAATCGTATCTCACCGTCATATTACTGTTAATGGTGAAAATGTAAATATTCCTTCTTACCACCTTAAGCCTGGTGATAAAGTTGCTGTTCGTGAAAAATCTAAATCATTAGAAGCTATCGAACGTTCTTTATCAAATTCAAGTCATGTTTATGAATGGATTACATGGAACAATGAATTAAAAGAAGGTACTTTCGTTTCTGTGCCAGCTAGACTTCAAATTCCAGAAAACATTAAAGAACAATTAATCGTAGAGTTGTACAACAAATAA
- a CDS encoding DNA-directed RNA polymerase subunit alpha gives MAIFNFQKPDKVIMIDSTDFEGKFEFRPLEPGYGLTVGNALRRVLLSALEGYAITSVRIEGVDHEFSTISGVVEDVTEIILNLKQVRFKRQIEDIDNESVTISVTGKDQLTAGDFQKFISGFQVLNPELVICNLDPKIKLHFDLTIEKGRGYVPAEENKKQNAAIGTIFTDSIFTPVKNVKYAIENFRVEQKTDYEKLVFEIKTDGSINPKDALTEAAKVLIHHFMLFSDERITLEADEIAQTESYDEESLHMRQLLKTKLVDMDLSVRALNCLKAAEVDTLGDLVSFNKNDLMKFRNFGKKSLTELDELVAIKNLNFGMDLAKYKLDKE, from the coding sequence ATGGCAATATTTAATTTTCAGAAGCCCGATAAAGTTATCATGATCGATTCAACCGATTTTGAAGGTAAATTCGAATTTAGACCTTTGGAACCTGGTTATGGATTGACGGTTGGTAACGCACTTAGAAGAGTTTTGCTTTCAGCATTAGAAGGTTATGCAATCACGTCGGTTCGCATCGAAGGTGTAGATCATGAGTTTTCTACTATCTCAGGAGTTGTTGAAGACGTTACCGAAATTATTCTTAATCTTAAACAAGTACGTTTCAAACGTCAAATCGAAGATATAGATAATGAATCAGTTACTATTTCGGTTACTGGTAAAGATCAATTGACAGCCGGTGATTTCCAGAAATTTATTTCAGGTTTCCAAGTTTTGAATCCAGAACTTGTTATCTGTAATTTAGATCCTAAAATCAAACTACATTTCGACTTAACAATCGAAAAAGGTAGAGGATATGTTCCTGCTGAAGAGAACAAAAAACAAAATGCTGCAATTGGAACTATATTTACTGACTCTATTTTTACTCCGGTAAAAAATGTTAAGTATGCTATTGAAAACTTCCGTGTAGAGCAAAAAACAGATTACGAAAAATTAGTTTTTGAAATTAAAACTGATGGTTCAATCAATCCAAAAGATGCCCTTACTGAAGCTGCCAAAGTTTTGATTCACCATTTCATGTTGTTTTCTGACGAAAGAATTACACTTGAGGCTGACGAAATCGCACAAACAGAATCTTATGACGAAGAGTCATTGCACATGAGACAATTGCTTAAAACCAAACTTGTTGATATGGATCTTTCTGTTAGAGCATTAAATTGCTTAAAAGCGGCTGAAGTTGACACACTTGGAGATTTAGTATCTTTCAATAAAAATGACCTAATGAAATTCCGTAATTTTGGTAAAAAATCTTTAACTGAACTAGATGAACTAGTGGCAATTAAAAATTTGAACTTCGGAATGGATTTAGCAAAATACAAACTAGATAAAGAATAA
- the rplQ gene encoding 50S ribosomal protein L17 yields the protein MRHGKKFNHLSRQTAHRSSMLANMACSLIEHKRINTTVAKAKALKQFVEPLITKSKADTTHNRRIVFGYLRSKYAVTDLFRDVAAKVGDRPGGYTRIIKVGNRLGDNADMAMIELVDFNELYNGGKKEVKKAKSRRGGKAKKADEAVAAPVAETEAPAAEPETSSEAAE from the coding sequence ATGAGACACGGAAAAAAATTCAATCACTTAAGCAGACAGACTGCACATAGAAGTTCTATGTTGGCTAATATGGCTTGTTCTCTTATCGAGCACAAACGTATTAACACTACTGTTGCTAAGGCAAAAGCGCTTAAACAATTTGTTGAGCCATTAATAACAAAATCTAAAGCTGACACGACTCACAACCGTCGTATCGTTTTTGGATACTTACGTAGCAAATATGCCGTAACTGACTTGTTCAGGGACGTAGCTGCCAAAGTGGGTGACCGTCCAGGTGGATACACTCGTATCATTAAAGTTGGAAATCGTTTAGGAGATAATGCTGATATGGCAATGATCGAATTGGTAGATTTCAATGAACTTTACAACGGAGGTAAAAAAGAAGTTAAAAAAGCAAAAAGCCGTCGTGGTGGCAAAGCCAAGAAAGCAGATGAAGCTGTTGCAGCTCCAGTTGCCGAAACAGAAGCTCCTGCTGCTGAACCTGAAACTTCATCAGAGGCTGCCGAATAA
- the carA gene encoding glutamine-hydrolyzing carbamoyl-phosphate synthase small subunit produces the protein MKYTTRKSAILLLSDGTIFHGKSIGISGTTFGEVCFNTGMTGYQEIFTDPSYFGQIMVATNAHIGNYGVNDKEIESDSIKIAGLVCKNFSFNYSREDASGSLEDYFTKQNLICISDVDTRGLVSYIRDNGAMNSVICTDGTPIEELKAALAKVPDMKGLELASKVSTKEPYFFGDENASYKISALDLGIKTNILRNLAKRDCYIKVFPYDSTYSELAAFNPDGFFLSNGPGDPEPLTGVIEVAKEILANDKPLFGICLGHQIIGLANGISTYKMFNGHRGINHPVKNIITGKGEITSQNHGFAVNKEELDNNPDIEITHLHLNDGTVAGMRMKEKNCFSVQYHPEASPGPHDSSYLFDQFIENIKK, from the coding sequence ATGAAATACACAACACGAAAAAGCGCCATACTCTTATTAAGCGACGGAACTATATTCCACGGAAAATCTATAGGAATTTCAGGGACTACTTTTGGTGAAGTATGCTTTAATACTGGAATGACGGGGTATCAAGAAATATTCACCGATCCTTCTTATTTTGGACAAATTATGGTGGCCACCAATGCCCACATTGGGAACTACGGAGTAAATGACAAAGAAATCGAATCTGACAGCATTAAAATTGCTGGATTGGTTTGTAAAAATTTCAGTTTCAATTATTCTCGTGAAGACGCTTCAGGAAGTTTGGAAGACTATTTTACAAAACAAAACTTAATCTGCATTTCTGATGTTGACACGCGCGGATTGGTGAGCTACATTCGCGACAATGGAGCGATGAACTCGGTAATTTGTACTGACGGAACGCCAATTGAAGAACTAAAAGCAGCTTTGGCTAAAGTGCCGGATATGAAAGGATTGGAATTGGCTTCCAAAGTTTCTACCAAAGAACCTTATTTCTTTGGTGATGAAAATGCAAGTTATAAAATCTCTGCTTTGGATTTGGGAATCAAAACCAATATTCTTCGCAACCTTGCCAAAAGAGATTGTTACATCAAAGTTTTTCCATACGATTCTACATATTCTGAATTGGCGGCATTCAATCCAGATGGTTTTTTCTTGTCGAACGGACCAGGGGATCCAGAGCCACTTACTGGTGTGATTGAAGTTGCCAAAGAAATTTTGGCAAACGACAAGCCTTTATTTGGTATTTGTTTAGGGCATCAAATTATTGGTTTAGCAAATGGAATTTCCACTTATAAAATGTTCAACGGACATAGAGGAATCAACCATCCAGTTAAAAATATCATTACCGGAAAAGGAGAAATCACTTCTCAAAACCACGGTTTTGCCGTAAACAAAGAAGAGTTGGACAATAATCCTGACATAGAAATCACGCATCTTCATTTGAATGACGGTACTGTGGCGGGAATGCGAATGAAAGAGAAAAACTGTTTCTCTGTTCAATACCACCCAGAAGCAAGTCCTGGACCACACGATTCGTCTTATTTGTTTGATCAATTTATTGAAAACATAAAAAAATAA
- a CDS encoding peptidylprolyl isomerase: MLLKSRRMKSINNKIALAFLLLFSSGIAIAQEVIKETAVDTIKKTNTGQKQKIDGVIAKVGDYIILDSDIDKSYLEISSQGGSIKDITRCQMLGKLMEDKLYAHQAVQDSLKVTDSEVKSLMEERLNYMVEQIGSMEKVVKYYKKSSEEDFRTYFFDILKEQKLTSEMQKKIIDGVEITPEEVRNFFKKIPVADLPVFGAEMEVAQIVVTPKVSDAEKQKVINKLKEFKKEIQEGGSSFATKAVLYSQDPGSRATGGYYKMNRKTQFVKEFKEVAFSLAEGEISEPFETDFGFHIIYVEKIKGQDVELRHILLIPAVTSEDLKAAKEKITLIRKRIEDKEITFAEAAKTMSDEKETRANGGALINPRTQDTRFELTKMEPTLYGQISNLKENEISLPILDEDQSGKKKYKLITVTNRIEDHTADYAKDYTKIKDLALKEKQIKAIGKWFDDKIKDTYIKVIGEYRDCAFTNNWLKK; the protein is encoded by the coding sequence ATGCTTTTAAAATCAAGACGAATGAAATCCATTAATAATAAAATTGCACTTGCTTTTCTTTTACTATTTTCAAGCGGTATCGCCATAGCTCAAGAAGTAATCAAGGAAACTGCAGTTGATACCATTAAAAAAACCAATACAGGGCAAAAGCAAAAAATTGATGGAGTAATTGCAAAAGTGGGTGATTACATTATTTTGGATTCGGACATTGACAAATCATACTTGGAGATTTCAAGTCAAGGCGGTTCCATAAAAGACATTACGAGATGCCAAATGTTGGGGAAATTAATGGAAGATAAATTGTATGCCCACCAAGCCGTGCAGGATAGTTTGAAGGTTACCGATTCTGAGGTGAAATCCTTGATGGAAGAGCGATTGAACTATATGGTGGAACAAATTGGTTCTATGGAGAAGGTGGTAAAATATTATAAGAAAAGCTCTGAAGAGGATTTTAGAACTTATTTCTTTGATATTTTGAAAGAACAAAAATTGACTTCTGAAATGCAGAAGAAAATCATTGACGGTGTTGAAATAACACCGGAAGAAGTTCGTAATTTTTTCAAAAAAATTCCTGTAGCTGATCTTCCTGTTTTTGGAGCCGAGATGGAAGTTGCGCAAATTGTCGTTACTCCAAAAGTATCGGATGCCGAGAAGCAAAAAGTAATCAACAAGTTGAAAGAATTCAAAAAAGAAATTCAAGAAGGAGGTTCCAGTTTTGCCACAAAAGCGGTTTTGTATTCCCAAGATCCGGGTTCTAGAGCTACAGGAGGTTATTATAAAATGAATCGAAAAACACAATTTGTAAAAGAATTCAAGGAAGTGGCATTTAGCCTTGCCGAGGGTGAAATATCCGAGCCTTTTGAAACAGATTTTGGTTTTCATATTATTTATGTTGAAAAGATCAAAGGACAGGATGTTGAATTGCGTCATATATTATTGATACCAGCAGTAACATCCGAAGATTTAAAGGCTGCCAAAGAAAAAATAACCTTGATTAGAAAAAGAATAGAAGACAAGGAAATTACTTTTGCCGAAGCTGCAAAAACAATGTCGGACGAAAAAGAAACCAGGGCAAACGGTGGAGCTTTAATCAATCCAAGAACCCAAGACACCCGTTTCGAATTGACAAAAATGGAGCCTACTTTGTACGGTCAGATTTCAAATTTAAAAGAAAATGAAATTTCATTGCCAATATTGGATGAAGACCAATCAGGAAAGAAAAAGTACAAGTTGATTACCGTTACCAATAGAATAGAAGATCATACAGCTGATTACGCCAAGGATTATACCAAAATAAAAGATTTGGCATTGAAAGAAAAGCAAATAAAAGCTATCGGGAAATGGTTTGACGATAAAATTAAAGATACTTACATTAAAGTTATCGGAGAGTACAGAGATTGTGCTTTTACAAACAATTGGCTTAAGAAGTAG
- a CDS encoding AAA family ATPase: MSDVAAIHNLVQKRNELKSEIAKIIVGQDAVVDQILLCIFSGGHALLVGVPGLAKTLMVNTLAQALGLDFKRIQFTPDLMPSDILGSEILDENRQFKFIKGPIFSNIILADEINRTPPKTQAALLEAMQERSVTIAGHNYKLDLPYFVLATQNPIEQEGTYPLPEAQLDRFMFAIKLDYPSFEEEVQVVKRTTADLNSKINPLFTSQEIIDFQHLIRRIPVADNVIEYAVTLVSKTRPDNALSNEFVKNYLDWGAGPRASQNLILAAKANAAFNGKFSPDIEDVKAVATGILRHRIIKNYKADAEGITEEMIIDKLI, encoded by the coding sequence ATGTCAGACGTAGCTGCAATACATAACTTGGTTCAAAAAAGGAATGAGCTAAAAAGTGAAATCGCCAAAATTATCGTGGGTCAAGATGCGGTGGTAGATCAAATCCTGCTCTGTATTTTTTCTGGTGGACACGCACTTTTGGTGGGAGTTCCTGGACTTGCAAAAACTTTGATGGTGAACACGCTGGCGCAGGCACTTGGGTTGGATTTTAAAAGAATCCAGTTTACCCCTGATTTGATGCCTTCGGATATTTTGGGAAGTGAAATATTGGATGAAAATCGCCAATTCAAATTCATAAAAGGGCCTATTTTTTCGAATATTATTCTGGCTGACGAGATCAACAGAACACCTCCAAAAACCCAAGCGGCTTTGCTTGAAGCGATGCAGGAACGTTCGGTTACTATAGCTGGTCATAATTATAAATTAGATTTGCCTTATTTTGTATTGGCTACCCAAAATCCGATTGAGCAAGAAGGAACTTATCCTTTGCCAGAAGCTCAATTAGATCGGTTTATGTTTGCTATCAAACTGGATTACCCATCTTTTGAGGAGGAAGTTCAAGTGGTTAAAAGAACTACTGCCGATTTGAATTCCAAAATAAATCCGTTGTTTACATCCCAAGAAATAATTGATTTCCAACATTTGATTCGTAGAATTCCTGTAGCTGATAATGTTATAGAATATGCGGTTACTTTGGTCAGTAAAACACGTCCTGATAATGCTTTGTCCAACGAATTTGTAAAAAATTATTTGGATTGGGGAGCAGGACCAAGAGCATCCCAAAATTTAATTTTGGCAGCCAAAGCCAATGCAGCTTTCAATGGAAAATTCTCTCCTGATATCGAAGACGTGAAAGCCGTTGCTACAGGAATCCTTCGTCACCGAATCATCAAAAACTACAAAGCCGATGCTGAAGGAATTACCGAAGAAATGATTATTGACAAGTTAATTTAA